From Candidatus Poribacteria bacterium, the proteins below share one genomic window:
- a CDS encoding Gfo/Idh/MocA family oxidoreductase, with amino-acid sequence MGADAFRAGVVGLGRGMAHANVLSLFEGVRVVAVCDPAPAARERASTRMELEAAYADYDRFLEHNLDIVVVASPPMQHAEQSIAALRAGKHVLCEVPMIYSLDFDEAQRQAQALADAVVAAEGSTGARFMFAENTNYWWFVHDWQRRIDQGELGRIIYAEVEYVHNCRSIMAHGDGTLTWRASMPPIFYCTHSLGPILALAGSRPVRVVGHATGTETDPRFPAPDMEVAIVTLENGALVKVLCGFKVAREPSHHYFSLYGTRGSVETVRNQPRAVGHFTDGDVQRMSDIPFSYDHPNAPDGAGAGGHGTCEYYMIADFLNALRADEPMPIDVFAGLDMTMPGVFAHESARRCGVPMDVPDYRAARRR; translated from the coding sequence GTGGGAGCCGATGCGTTCAGGGCTGGTGTTGTCGGGCTCGGTCGAGGGATGGCGCACGCGAACGTCCTGTCGCTGTTCGAGGGCGTGCGGGTCGTCGCCGTGTGCGATCCTGCGCCGGCGGCGCGCGAACGAGCTTCCACCCGGATGGAGCTGGAGGCTGCCTACGCCGACTACGACCGGTTCCTGGAGCACAATCTGGACATCGTCGTCGTCGCGTCGCCGCCGATGCAGCATGCGGAACAGAGCATCGCGGCGCTTCGAGCAGGCAAGCACGTCCTCTGTGAAGTGCCGATGATCTACTCGCTCGACTTCGATGAGGCTCAGCGACAGGCACAAGCCCTCGCCGACGCTGTCGTCGCCGCCGAGGGCTCGACCGGTGCGCGCTTCATGTTCGCCGAGAACACGAACTACTGGTGGTTCGTCCACGATTGGCAGCGTCGTATCGACCAGGGCGAGCTGGGGCGCATCATCTACGCCGAGGTCGAGTACGTCCACAACTGCCGGTCCATCATGGCGCACGGCGATGGGACGCTCACTTGGCGCGCGTCCATGCCGCCCATCTTCTACTGCACACACAGCCTGGGACCCATTCTGGCGCTCGCCGGATCGAGACCCGTTCGCGTCGTGGGTCATGCGACAGGAACCGAGACCGATCCGAGGTTCCCAGCGCCGGACATGGAAGTCGCCATCGTGACGCTCGAAAACGGAGCGCTGGTCAAGGTGCTCTGCGGGTTCAAGGTGGCGCGGGAACCGTCGCACCACTACTTCTCGCTCTACGGGACGCGAGGGAGCGTCGAGACGGTGCGCAACCAGCCGCGCGCCGTGGGGCACTTCACCGACGGCGATGTCCAGCGCATGTCGGACATCCCGTTCTCGTACGACCACCCGAACGCGCCGGACGGCGCCGGAGCCGGTGGACATGGGACGTGCGAATACTACATGATCGCCGATTTCCTGAACGCGCTTCGAGCGGATGAGCCGATGCCCATCGACGTCTTCGCCGGACTCGATATGACGATGCCGGGCGTCTTCGCCCACGAGTCCGCCCGTCGCTGCGGCGTGCCGATGGATGTCCCCGACTACCGCGCCGCAAGACGACGCTGA